One window of the Ignavibacteria bacterium genome contains the following:
- a CDS encoding 4Fe-4S dicluster domain-containing protein yields MAIMITTDCINCGACEPECPNTAIYEGGREWELAGKTYGDGNAAPSGADGFFSGDFYYIVPDKCTECKGFHDEPQCAAVCPVDCCVPDPAHVETEEELLKKKDYLDELGR; encoded by the coding sequence ATGGCAATAATGATAACAACCGATTGCATCAATTGCGGAGCATGTGAACCTGAGTGCCCCAATACTGCAATCTACGAAGGCGGTAGAGAATGGGAGCTTGCCGGAAAAACCTACGGTGATGGAAATGCAGCCCCTTCCGGTGCAGATGGATTCTTCTCGGGAGATTTTTACTATATCGTTCCTGACAAGTGTACCGAATGCAAAGGTTTTCATGATGAACCGCAGTGTGCGGCAGTATGTCCCGTTGACTGCTGTGTTCCGGATCCTGCTCATGTCGAAACGGAAGAAGAACTTCTAAAGAAAAAAGATTATCTCGACGAACTCGGAAGATAA
- a CDS encoding MBL fold metallo-hydrolase, producing MRTGKYSVKVFESDYFKLDGGAMFGIIPKPLWEKTNPADEVNRIAMSTRVILLEWDNEKMLIDTGMGEKWDAKLRDIYAHDPETTLEKSLKAHGISPSEITKVLLTHLHFDHTGGSVVEKEGKLQPAFPNARYYVQKKNFEWGVNPSDRDRGSYIKHNFLPLMEEGVLELIEEKDSEFMDGITLHTLNGHTFGQQAVKISDGTSTLFFCADLIPTHGHIPLPYIMGYDLQPLVTLQEKKEILAKAVEEDWTLILQHDPVIPAVKVEKTDRGFKIKEKLSQI from the coding sequence ATGAGAACAGGCAAATACTCTGTAAAAGTTTTTGAATCAGATTACTTTAAACTTGATGGTGGCGCCATGTTTGGAATAATTCCCAAACCCCTTTGGGAGAAAACCAATCCGGCAGACGAGGTAAACCGTATAGCCATGTCAACCCGCGTAATTCTACTCGAATGGGATAACGAGAAAATGTTGATTGATACAGGAATGGGTGAGAAGTGGGATGCCAAATTGAGAGACATTTATGCCCACGACCCGGAAACCACACTTGAAAAGAGTCTGAAGGCGCATGGAATTTCACCATCAGAGATTACAAAAGTGTTATTGACTCATCTTCACTTCGACCATACCGGTGGTTCGGTGGTGGAAAAAGAGGGCAAATTGCAACCTGCATTTCCAAATGCCCGTTATTATGTTCAAAAAAAGAACTTTGAGTGGGGAGTAAATCCTTCCGATCGTGACCGGGGAAGCTACATAAAGCACAACTTTCTGCCGCTTATGGAGGAGGGAGTTTTGGAACTTATTGAGGAAAAGGATTCGGAATTTATGGATGGAATCACTCTGCACACACTGAACGGTCATACCTTTGGTCAGCAGGCAGTGAAGATATCCGACGGTACCTCCACACTTTTCTTCTGTGCAGATCTTATTCCAACGCATGGGCATATACCACTGCCATACATTATGGGTTACGATCTTCAACCGCTGGTTACTCTACAGGAAAAAAAGGAAATTCTGGCGAAGGCAGTGGAAGAAGACTGGACTCTTATCCTGCAGCACGATCCGGTAATTCCGGCTGTCAAGGTGGAAAAAACCGACAGGGGATTTAAAATTAAAGAAAAACTGTCCCAAATCTGA
- a CDS encoding Rieske (2Fe-2S) protein, producing MDEAVKKLCKVSELHEGEGKRFVVNGEEIALFKVGGKIHALSNICPHMHPAAIYTGFIEDGYVVCPIHGWRFELETGNKENGHRGLKVFPYEVKNGYIYVTVEDETPHWKW from the coding sequence ATGGATGAAGCTGTAAAAAAACTGTGCAAAGTAAGTGAACTCCATGAGGGCGAAGGTAAAAGATTCGTGGTGAACGGGGAGGAAATTGCCCTTTTCAAAGTTGGTGGCAAAATACATGCGCTAAGCAACATTTGTCCTCACATGCATCCGGCAGCGATCTATACAGGATTCATTGAAGACGGATATGTAGTTTGTCCAATCCATGGCTGGAGATTTGAGCTTGAGACAGGCAACAAGGAAAACGGGCACAGAGGACTAAAAGTTTTTCCTTACGAGGTGAAAAATGGCTACATATATGTCACGGTTGAAGATGAGACCCCTCATTGGAAGTGGTAG
- the queG gene encoding tRNA epoxyqueuosine(34) reductase QueG: MVGNNQTVSKLAKEIGFDLTGFAEVEPIEWETEFLRQWIGRGFAGGMSYLEKNIDKRNNPKEILPSAISVISLGLNYWQSGEYTPGMEKVSRYAWGRDYHFVMWEMLEKFEAALRENFPGCETKSYVDTGPVMDKVWAAKAGIGWQGKHSNIINREMGSWFFIANVFANIRFDYSAPLEDFCGSCTACIDACPTNAIVSEYIVDGSRCISYLTIENKGDISPEFEGKMDDWIFGCDICQDVCPWNKKFGTETNKKDFTRFEETPGLNKEFDPGFFDQIDNKEFKTRFAESPILRSKLKGMRRNSGFLRRNKNND; encoded by the coding sequence GTGGTAGGAAATAATCAGACCGTCTCGAAATTAGCCAAAGAGATTGGATTCGATCTTACCGGTTTTGCTGAGGTTGAACCGATCGAGTGGGAAACAGAATTTTTGCGGCAGTGGATTGGGAGAGGATTTGCAGGTGGAATGTCGTATCTTGAAAAAAATATCGATAAAAGAAATAATCCTAAAGAGATCCTGCCTTCAGCTATCTCCGTGATATCACTCGGTCTGAATTACTGGCAGTCAGGAGAGTATACTCCCGGTATGGAAAAAGTGTCAAGGTATGCCTGGGGGAGGGACTATCACTTCGTTATGTGGGAAATGCTTGAAAAATTTGAAGCCGCACTTCGTGAAAATTTCCCCGGTTGTGAAACAAAAAGCTATGTGGATACAGGTCCTGTGATGGACAAGGTTTGGGCAGCAAAAGCTGGAATTGGCTGGCAGGGGAAGCATTCCAATATAATAAACAGGGAGATGGGGAGCTGGTTTTTTATCGCGAATGTCTTTGCGAATATCAGGTTTGACTACAGTGCACCCCTTGAAGATTTTTGCGGAAGTTGTACTGCCTGCATAGATGCCTGCCCGACAAACGCCATAGTCAGTGAATACATCGTCGACGGAAGCAGATGCATCTCATATCTTACGATTGAAAACAAGGGAGATATCAGCCCTGAATTTGAAGGGAAAATGGATGACTGGATTTTTGGTTGCGACATTTGTCAGGATGTGTGCCCATGGAATAAGAAGTTCGGTACAGAAACAAACAAAAAGGATTTTACAAGATTTGAAGAGACACCCGGATTGAATAAAGAGTTTGATCCCGGTTTTTTTGATCAGATTGACAACAAGGAGTTTAAAACAAGATTCGCTGAAAGTCCAATTCTAAGAAGTAAATTAAAGGGAATGAGACGAAACAGCGGTTTTTTAAGAAGAAATAAGAATAATGATTGA
- the rlmN gene encoding 23S rRNA (adenine(2503)-C(2))-methyltransferase RlmN produces MIETKKVQLKGMTLPELKEWFVKKGEKPFRGEQVFNWMYNYLVDDADQMLNLSKSLREMIKNETIINTLELTDKSVSGSEGTVKLLLKTALDHLIECVIIPEDKRCTLCVSTQVGCPLDCKFCATGLLGYKRNLTAGEIFDQYAIAQSIYERDITNIVYMGMGEPLLNFDSTVKSLEIFQQELTKAISLKKITVSTAGIAPRIRDLADTGLRPKLALSLHSCFEDIRTKIMPINAKYSLKENIEAIEYYIKKTNTRITYEYTMLEGINDRDKDIKALGKLCRRMPSKVNIIPFNSLEHMNPEGFSGELRSTSRERIEEFADRLRDEYVTVMVRDTQGDEIAAACGQLAGVTVRSHE; encoded by the coding sequence ATGATTGAAACAAAAAAAGTACAATTAAAAGGGATGACACTCCCTGAGTTAAAAGAATGGTTTGTAAAAAAGGGTGAAAAACCATTCCGTGGTGAGCAGGTTTTCAACTGGATGTATAACTATCTGGTTGATGATGCGGATCAGATGCTGAATCTCTCAAAATCATTGAGGGAAATGATAAAAAATGAGACGATTATCAACACCCTCGAACTGACTGATAAATCGGTATCAGGTTCTGAGGGAACGGTAAAACTACTTCTTAAAACAGCACTTGATCACCTTATAGAATGTGTAATCATCCCCGAGGATAAGAGATGTACACTGTGTGTCTCCACTCAGGTTGGATGTCCCTTGGACTGCAAGTTTTGTGCCACCGGTTTGCTCGGATATAAAAGAAATCTGACAGCCGGGGAGATATTTGATCAGTACGCAATAGCACAATCCATTTATGAGAGAGATATAACAAATATTGTTTACATGGGGATGGGGGAGCCACTTCTGAATTTTGACTCGACCGTAAAATCCCTCGAAATTTTTCAGCAGGAACTTACCAAAGCCATCAGTCTGAAAAAGATTACAGTTTCCACGGCGGGCATTGCCCCAAGAATCAGAGACCTTGCAGATACCGGGTTACGACCCAAACTTGCGCTGTCACTACATTCCTGCTTTGAGGATATTCGAACTAAAATAATGCCGATTAATGCAAAATACTCGCTCAAGGAAAATATCGAAGCAATTGAGTATTACATTAAAAAGACGAACACGAGAATCACTTACGAGTACACCATGCTTGAGGGAATTAACGACCGGGACAAAGATATAAAAGCACTTGGGAAACTCTGCCGGAGGATGCCCTCAAAAGTAAATATTATACCTTTCAATTCGCTTGAACACATGAATCCCGAGGGATTTTCGGGTGAACTTCGCTCCACTTCCCGGGAGAGGATCGAAGAGTTTGCCGACCGTCTGCGTGACGAATATGTAACCGTTATGGTAAGAGATACGCAGGGAGATGAAATAGCCGCCGCGTGTGGTCAACTTGCAGGAGTAACGGTTAGAAGCCATGAGTAA
- a CDS encoding RNA methyltransferase — MSNRKLSHAEISVNRAKLDNLDEVKKMPVVVLLDSIRSSYNVGSIFRTSDGAMIEKLYLCGYTPAPPVKDIMKTSLGSTESVAWEFVKDAVEVVRKYKDLGYKISALELTDTSIDYCDIGGEVYPLLFILGNEITGVNQNLLDLCDFTIELPQYGIKQSLNVAVAYGIAVYRLRSVFDGKN, encoded by the coding sequence ATGAGTAACAGAAAACTCAGTCATGCGGAAATTTCGGTAAACAGGGCAAAACTTGATAATCTGGATGAAGTAAAAAAAATGCCGGTAGTTGTTTTGCTCGATTCCATTCGCAGCAGTTACAATGTCGGTTCCATCTTCCGAACTTCAGACGGGGCAATGATAGAAAAGCTCTACCTTTGCGGCTACACACCTGCACCCCCTGTTAAGGATATTATGAAAACTTCTCTTGGTTCCACAGAAAGTGTTGCATGGGAGTTTGTGAAAGATGCGGTGGAAGTGGTGAGAAAATATAAAGACTTGGGGTATAAAATCTCGGCTCTTGAGTTGACCGACACTTCAATCGATTACTGTGATATTGGTGGTGAGGTGTATCCACTCCTCTTTATTTTGGGAAATGAGATTACAGGAGTTAACCAAAATCTGCTCGATTTGTGTGATTTTACTATCGAACTGCCACAATACGGGATAAAACAGTCGTTGAATGTTGCTGTAGCTTACGGAATTGCTGTCTACAGACTGAGATCGGTTTTTGACGGAAAGAACTGA
- a CDS encoding tetratricopeptide repeat protein has protein sequence MKLKVIKSLILLTTAFLISGCGVWQDFTTYFNLYHNAKTLYYDAEELIIKERKDIFAISEAAIPAGANQNLPKVIEKFSKLLQFHNKSSYVDDALFLIGKAFFYQRSYIKASRKFQELIATQPNSSLVIDATLWLAKSELQMKKFDSGLKYLDEAKQLALKEEDKEVLSEVYIEEIRYLKFIEKYLEAVQKLRDLVAVDISNDISAKAQYEIGELFFKKLNDPQKAAEAYKAALGFGPPFEIEYNSNLNYSICLRALNKIGESQENLQKMSKEFKYQEKIDEIMLQKGLNLKKLGQYDEAYRQLYALDTLTLNSVSSGIARFELGDMFENNLKNFDSAYIYYIKAEKSASTADYVKRIREKSNLFKRYEGLQTNLYVYSRQLAYLKDPMEFKRDSLNFYADSADAKLADLFKSPVELTDSAKKVRDSLLAVKDSLKNKPAPEKPSEPLDEEMIVGRPKQGDNPDPTGQNNPNATVAALKKGWAPVMPQITSDSLKNLLSKVYFDLGNVFFGEIVIPDSAYNYYTKLLGEFPDSRYKGQALFSLGSYYLDKNEKSTADSIFQLVYDNFKNESVVNLAADKLGKPKVILNASPADLLFEEAEGIYVKKDYHQAVQKYYSVYLKFPETFTAPKSLLAAGFTLENDLKLLDSAFAVYDTLVAKYPQTRFTNKILPKVNFYKEEKARIKKKIEDSLKVIRDSLKADSIARNTPKIDSTSTQIKDSTGKIVPKIDSTAIPKKDSAAKPQAVPSSKTIEEPKKEEIKEEVPPLSNFIKRRDLLDLIEEGESTTTEFKLKFTEPEKIAKVMISFANTKGGYLIFGVNDNKKVVGLESEKTELEFINETTNFYITPKIDFLLQFINIDQKELVVVFVQESDNKPHRIQDYKEELDINTAQVYIRVNDKSIPASKQMIRILKARSSSNPLVKFSVGDLERKVFSYLEKHEKINVKDLANAANISERRASRTLVTMVRAGSLSIHTKDNGEEFFTV, from the coding sequence TTGAAGCTCAAAGTAATCAAATCCCTGATCCTGCTCACAACCGCCTTTTTGATATCAGGATGCGGTGTCTGGCAGGATTTTACAACATACTTCAATCTTTATCACAACGCAAAAACTCTTTACTATGATGCTGAAGAACTGATCATCAAAGAGAGAAAAGATATTTTTGCCATTTCAGAGGCAGCAATTCCAGCCGGAGCCAATCAGAACCTGCCGAAGGTGATTGAAAAATTTTCCAAACTTCTCCAGTTCCACAATAAAAGTTCCTATGTGGATGATGCTCTCTTCCTTATAGGGAAAGCCTTTTTCTATCAGAGAAGTTACATCAAAGCTTCACGAAAATTTCAGGAACTCATAGCAACCCAACCTAACAGCAGTCTTGTTATAGATGCCACTCTTTGGCTCGCAAAGTCCGAGCTCCAAATGAAGAAATTTGATTCAGGGCTAAAATATCTCGACGAAGCAAAGCAACTTGCACTCAAGGAAGAGGACAAGGAAGTGTTGTCAGAAGTATATATCGAAGAGATACGGTACCTAAAATTCATAGAGAAATACCTCGAAGCCGTTCAGAAATTAAGAGACCTTGTTGCAGTTGACATTTCAAACGACATCTCAGCAAAAGCACAGTATGAAATCGGTGAGCTCTTCTTCAAAAAGTTGAATGATCCTCAAAAAGCGGCAGAAGCCTACAAAGCGGCACTTGGATTTGGACCCCCTTTTGAAATTGAGTATAATTCAAACCTGAATTACAGCATCTGCCTTAGAGCATTGAACAAGATTGGCGAGTCGCAGGAAAATCTTCAAAAAATGTCAAAAGAGTTTAAATATCAGGAAAAAATTGACGAAATCATGCTCCAAAAGGGGTTGAATCTTAAAAAACTCGGTCAGTATGATGAGGCTTACAGGCAGCTTTATGCTCTCGATACACTTACTTTGAACTCGGTATCATCGGGAATAGCACGGTTTGAATTGGGAGACATGTTCGAGAACAACCTGAAAAATTTTGATTCTGCATATATTTATTATATTAAGGCTGAAAAGAGCGCCTCAACTGCTGACTATGTAAAGAGAATCAGAGAAAAATCGAATCTCTTCAAGCGATATGAAGGGCTGCAAACCAATCTTTATGTTTACTCAAGGCAGCTTGCATACTTGAAGGACCCGATGGAATTTAAAAGGGATTCTCTCAATTTCTATGCAGATTCAGCAGATGCCAAGCTCGCAGATCTGTTCAAGTCTCCCGTTGAACTAACCGATTCAGCAAAAAAAGTCAGGGATTCTCTCCTCGCTGTCAAGGATTCGCTGAAAAACAAACCTGCTCCGGAAAAACCTTCGGAACCATTAGACGAAGAAATGATCGTAGGAAGACCGAAACAAGGAGACAATCCTGATCCAACCGGTCAAAACAACCCGAATGCCACAGTGGCTGCATTAAAAAAAGGGTGGGCTCCGGTGATGCCTCAGATCACCTCGGATTCTCTCAAAAACCTTCTGTCAAAAGTCTATTTCGACCTTGGAAATGTGTTTTTTGGTGAAATCGTAATTCCCGACTCCGCCTATAATTATTATACAAAACTTCTGGGAGAATTTCCGGACTCCAGGTATAAGGGTCAGGCACTTTTTTCACTCGGGTCTTATTATCTCGACAAAAATGAAAAATCGACTGCTGATTCCATCTTCCAGTTGGTTTATGATAATTTTAAAAACGAATCAGTTGTAAATCTTGCGGCTGATAAACTCGGGAAGCCCAAAGTTATTCTTAACGCTTCACCTGCCGACCTTCTTTTTGAAGAAGCCGAGGGCATTTATGTGAAAAAAGATTACCATCAGGCGGTTCAGAAATACTATTCGGTTTATCTCAAGTTCCCCGAAACATTTACTGCTCCCAAGTCACTTTTGGCGGCCGGTTTCACTCTGGAAAATGATTTGAAATTGCTGGATTCGGCTTTTGCTGTCTATGATACACTCGTTGCAAAGTATCCGCAAACTCGCTTTACAAACAAGATCCTTCCAAAAGTTAACTTTTACAAGGAAGAAAAAGCCCGTATCAAAAAGAAAATTGAAGACTCTCTTAAAGTAATCAGGGACAGTCTTAAAGCCGATTCGATTGCACGGAATACTCCTAAAATCGATTCGACTTCAACTCAAATCAAGGATTCAACAGGAAAGATCGTTCCAAAAATCGATTCGACTGCGATTCCAAAAAAGGACTCAGCAGCCAAACCCCAGGCGGTTCCGTCTTCAAAGACGATAGAAGAGCCTAAAAAAGAGGAAATCAAAGAGGAGGTACCACCATTGAGCAATTTCATCAAACGAAGAGACCTGCTCGATCTTATTGAGGAGGGTGAGAGCACCACTACAGAATTCAAACTGAAGTTTACAGAGCCCGAGAAGATTGCCAAAGTGATGATCTCATTCGCCAACACCAAAGGCGGTTACCTGATTTTTGGAGTAAATGACAACAAAAAGGTGGTGGGGCTTGAAAGCGAGAAAACCGAACTTGAGTTCATAAATGAAACCACAAATTTCTACATAACCCCGAAAATCGATTTCCTTCTTCAATTCATCAATATCGACCAAAAGGAACTTGTAGTTGTTTTTGTTCAGGAATCAGACAATAAACCTCATCGTATTCAGGATTATAAAGAAGAACTTGATATAAATACCGCTCAGGTTTATATCAGAGTGAACGATAAAAGCATCCCGGCATCGAAACAAATGATCAGAATTCTCAAGGCGAGAAGTTCTTCAAATCCGCTTGTCAAATTTTCGGTTGGTGATCTCGAAAGAAAAGTTTTTTCCTACCTCGAGAAGCATGAAAAAATCAATGTGAAGGATCTTGCAAATGCTGCGAATATCTCCGAAAGAAGGGCATCCAGAACATTGGTAACGATGGTAAGAGCCGGTTCATTGAGTATCCACACAAAAGACAACGGCGAAGAGTTTTTTACAGTTTAA
- a CDS encoding P-II family nitrogen regulator — MKKIEAIIRPFKLDEVKEALIEEGFKGLTITEVRGYGRQKGHKEVYRGSEYRIEFVPKMKIELVVDDDRLEAAIDAIVKNAKTGQVGDGKIFISDVADAIRIRTGESGFDAL, encoded by the coding sequence ATGAAAAAAATTGAAGCAATTATACGACCTTTCAAGCTTGACGAAGTAAAAGAAGCCCTCATTGAGGAGGGCTTCAAAGGTCTCACCATCACCGAGGTCCGCGGTTACGGCAGGCAGAAGGGACACAAAGAAGTCTATCGCGGCAGTGAATACAGGATCGAGTTTGTCCCCAAAATGAAAATCGAACTCGTTGTAGATGATGACCGCCTCGAAGCTGCTATTGATGCTATCGTCAAAAATGCAAAAACAGGACAGGTTGGCGACGGAAAAATATTCATTTCTGATGTTGCGGATGCAATCAGGATAAGAACGGGCGAATCAGGATTTGATGCGCTTTGA
- the secA gene encoding preprotein translocase subunit SecA — MLKSVLKAIFGDKHSRTYKELQPVVQEINEHYGTLASLSDFELKEKVKGFKEYLNKETEEIRGKLAELNDRLTSVEGEVENATEIHDEIETLEKELDDKYEDLLDEILPEVFAVAKDTCRRLVGRSYTVMGQKVTWDMVPYDVQLMGGIVLHQGKIAEMATGEGKTLVATLPLFLNCLTGRGAHLVTVNDYLAQRDSEWMGEIFKFHDLSVGAILGTMSPDKRRESYGCDITYGTNNEFGFDYLRDNMAIDPEHQVQRKHIYAIVDEVDSVLIDEARTPLIISGPVDSDNQKYDEMKPKIERLHRLQSNIVSTMLAEAEKTLTSNPSKDDITEAGVKIFRAYRGLPKHKKLMKVISEPEYKQLMQNTELEYLKDKSRNMHIIDEELYFVIDEKNNSIELTEKGREELAKGTADGKEFFILPDFGTEISKIQNDASLTEADKKKKEEILHFEYSEKSDRLHTINQLLKAYTLFEKDDEYVITEDGKIAIVDEFTGRVLPGRRYSDGLHQAIEAKENVKVERDTQTLATITLQNYFRMYKKLAGMTGTAETEEGEFDEIYKLDVVVIPTNRPMTRSDEDDQIYRTKREKLNAVVNQVEELQKEGRPVLVGTTSVEVSETISRMLKLRGVRHNVLNAKQHQREAEVVAFAGQPGAVTIATNMAGRGTDIKLGAGVKEKGGLFILGTERHESRRIDRQLRGRAGRQGDPGTTLFFLSLEDDLLRLFGSDRAAAIMSRAGFEEGEVIKHPIITRSVERAQKKVEENNFAIRKRLLEYDNTMNQQRTIIYSRRNRALHGERLKTEILDMMEEYAAELVEKYYDNAEIEQLEKDLETHLLLNIKFNREEWDLLNKNGVTERVIKAAHDYYAHKENMLTSEMMARIERFAFLTVIDNKWKEHLRDMDDLKEGINLRAYGQKDPLIEYKNEAFNLFTELLDTIRNETVQIAFKLYPAQPESVQISRRPERRPTRTIKESADNAGLHGGYVPSPKEQETAPVGRPQPVKVGERIGRNDPCWCGSGKKYKQCHGKNA, encoded by the coding sequence ATGTTAAAATCGGTCTTAAAAGCCATTTTTGGCGATAAACACAGCCGTACATATAAAGAATTACAACCTGTTGTACAGGAAATAAATGAGCACTATGGAACTCTCGCCTCTCTAAGCGATTTTGAATTGAAGGAAAAAGTCAAGGGTTTCAAGGAATATCTCAACAAGGAAACTGAAGAAATCAGGGGCAAGCTGGCGGAATTGAATGACCGCCTCACCAGCGTTGAAGGTGAAGTTGAAAATGCAACCGAAATTCACGATGAAATTGAAACTCTTGAAAAAGAACTTGATGATAAATACGAAGACCTCCTCGATGAAATTTTACCGGAAGTTTTCGCAGTGGCAAAAGATACCTGCCGCAGACTTGTTGGAAGATCTTACACTGTGATGGGTCAAAAAGTTACCTGGGACATGGTACCCTATGATGTACAGTTAATGGGTGGTATTGTTTTGCACCAGGGTAAAATCGCAGAAATGGCAACTGGTGAAGGTAAAACACTTGTGGCTACACTTCCTTTGTTCCTCAATTGTCTCACAGGCAGAGGAGCACACCTCGTAACTGTCAACGACTACCTTGCACAAAGAGATTCCGAGTGGATGGGAGAAATTTTTAAATTCCATGACCTCTCAGTGGGTGCAATACTCGGTACTATGAGCCCTGACAAAAGGCGGGAATCGTATGGATGTGATATTACCTACGGAACAAACAACGAATTTGGTTTCGATTACCTTAGAGATAACATGGCGATCGATCCCGAACACCAGGTCCAGAGGAAGCATATTTATGCGATAGTGGATGAGGTGGATTCAGTTCTCATCGATGAAGCAAGAACCCCCCTCATAATTTCAGGTCCCGTCGATTCTGACAATCAGAAATATGATGAAATGAAGCCAAAGATCGAAAGACTTCACAGGCTTCAGTCCAATATCGTTTCTACCATGCTTGCTGAAGCAGAAAAGACTCTCACATCTAATCCGTCAAAGGATGACATAACTGAAGCTGGTGTGAAAATTTTCAGAGCATACCGCGGACTGCCGAAACACAAGAAACTGATGAAGGTAATCTCCGAACCTGAATACAAGCAATTGATGCAGAACACTGAGCTTGAATACCTCAAAGATAAAAGCAGAAACATGCACATTATCGATGAAGAGCTCTACTTTGTAATCGACGAGAAAAACAATTCGATCGAGCTTACGGAAAAAGGAAGAGAAGAACTTGCAAAAGGGACTGCGGACGGAAAAGAGTTTTTTATTCTCCCCGATTTCGGCACTGAGATCAGCAAAATTCAGAATGACGCTTCTCTCACCGAGGCTGACAAAAAGAAAAAAGAAGAAATTCTTCACTTCGAATATTCAGAAAAATCGGACAGGCTGCATACCATCAATCAGCTCTTAAAAGCTTATACACTTTTCGAAAAAGATGATGAGTATGTTATCACTGAAGATGGTAAAATTGCAATCGTTGATGAATTTACCGGTCGTGTGCTCCCCGGAAGAAGATACTCTGATGGTTTGCATCAGGCAATCGAAGCCAAAGAAAATGTAAAGGTTGAGAGAGATACTCAAACCCTCGCAACCATCACACTCCAGAACTACTTCAGAATGTACAAAAAACTCGCCGGTATGACAGGTACTGCCGAGACTGAAGAAGGTGAGTTCGATGAAATTTACAAACTCGATGTGGTGGTAATTCCAACCAACAGACCGATGACACGATCTGATGAAGACGATCAAATCTACAGAACCAAACGGGAAAAACTGAATGCGGTCGTGAATCAGGTGGAAGAACTTCAAAAAGAAGGACGCCCGGTACTGGTGGGAACCACTTCCGTGGAAGTTTCTGAAACCATAAGCAGAATGCTCAAACTAAGAGGCGTAAGGCACAATGTTCTTAATGCAAAACAGCACCAGCGGGAAGCCGAAGTGGTTGCTTTTGCAGGTCAGCCGGGTGCAGTTACGATTGCAACCAACATGGCTGGTCGTGGTACTGACATTAAACTGGGTGCCGGCGTTAAAGAAAAAGGCGGACTTTTCATTCTTGGTACCGAAAGGCATGAATCGAGAAGAATTGACCGTCAGTTAAGAGGTCGTGCCGGTCGACAGGGCGACCCCGGAACCACACTTTTCTTCCTCTCACTTGAAGATGATCTCCTCCGGCTTTTCGGAAGTGACAGGGCTGCTGCCATTATGTCGCGTGCGGGTTTCGAAGAAGGCGAAGTAATCAAACACCCGATTATTACCCGTTCTGTAGAGAGGGCGCAGAAAAAAGTTGAGGAAAACAACTTTGCGATAAGAAAAAGACTGCTCGAGTATGACAATACGATGAATCAGCAGAGAACCATCATCTATTCAAGAAGAAACCGTGCTCTTCACGGTGAGAGACTTAAAACTGAAATTCTCGATATGATGGAGGAATACGCTGCTGAACTGGTTGAAAAATATTACGATAATGCAGAAATAGAGCAACTCGAAAAAGATCTCGAAACTCACCTTCTTCTGAACATCAAATTTAACAGAGAAGAATGGGATCTCCTGAATAAAAACGGTGTAACCGAGAGAGTTATTAAAGCTGCTCATGACTACTACGCTCATAAAGAAAACATGCTCACATCTGAAATGATGGCGAGAATCGAAAGATTCGCGTTCCTTACAGTCATCGACAACAAGTGGAAAGAACATCTCCGCGATATGGACGATTTGAAGGAAGGCATAAATCTTAGAGCTTATGGTCAGAAAGATCCTCTTATTGAATACAAAAACGAGGCTTTCAATCTCTTTACCGAACTGCTCGATACCATCAGGAATGAGACAGTACAGATTGCCTTCAAACTCTACCCTGCCCAACCTGAGAGTGTCCAGATTTCACGCAGACCCGAGAGAAGGCCTACCAGAACGATAAAGGAATCAGCTGATAATGCCGGTTTGCACGGCGGTTATGTTCCTTCTCCGAAAGAACAGGAGACTGCGCCGGTCGGCAGACCACAACCTGTAAAAGTCGGGGAAAGAATTGGCAGAAATGATCCCTGCTGGTGTGGCAGCGGCAAGAAATACAAACAGTGCCACGGTAAAAACGCCTGA
- a CDS encoding OadG family protein has protein sequence MKIFTVIGIIFLSTFVISFLVAGLIRLISLAINFTRIQKEKSQDVHEDLAVVQSEASGQESDLEIVAAIGLAIHQYLEEMHDYERTVMTIKKVVKPYSPWSSKIYGLRQNPKGR, from the coding sequence ATGAAAATATTTACAGTGATTGGAATAATATTCCTTTCCACCTTCGTTATATCCTTCCTTGTAGCCGGTCTTATCAGACTCATTTCCCTGGCAATAAACTTCACACGAATTCAAAAAGAAAAATCACAGGATGTCCACGAAGACCTCGCTGTGGTACAGTCTGAAGCCTCAGGTCAGGAGAGTGATCTCGAAATAGTGGCAGCTATCGGGTTGGCTATACATCAGTATCTTGAAGAAATGCATGATTACGAAAGAACAGTCATGACCATTAAAAAAGTAGTGAAACCGTACTCTCCCTGGAGTTCGAAAATTTACGGCTTAAGACAAAATCCGAAAGGGAGGTAG